The Motilibacter aurantiacus genome segment GGGGGGCTTCGCCGCCGGTCAGCCGCAGTACGTCTTCCAGCTGCCGCTCGCCGGCAAGTCCGAGGCCGACCTGCTCAGGGGCTTCAACCAGCTGTGGCGGCGCAACGTGAGGAAGGCGGAGAAGGCGGGCGTCACCGTCGAGCTGGGCGGCCTGGAGGACCTGCCAGCCTTCCACACCCTGTACGTCGAGACCGCGCAGCGCGACGGCTTCACCCCGCGGCCGCTGCCGTACTTCCAGCGCATGTGGCGCGCGATGTCGGCCGAGGACCCGGAGCGGATCGCGCTCCTGCTGGCCCGGCACGAGGGCCGGCTCCTCGCCGCGACGACGCTGGTGCGGGTGGGCCGGCACTCCTGGTACTCGTACGGCGCCTCCTCGACGCAGGGACGAGACGTCCGGCCCAGCAACGCGGTGCAGTGGCAGATGATGCGGATGGCGTCGGAGTCCGGGTGCGACGTCTACGACCTGCGCGGGATCACCGACACGCTCGACCCGCAGGACCCGCACTTCGGGCTCATCCAGTTCAAGCTCGGCACCGGCGGCGAGGCGGTCGAGTACCTCGGCGAGTGGGACCTGCCGCTCAACCGCCCGCTGTACGCGGCGTTTGACCTGTACCTCCGGCGGCGAGGCTGACCCGGTGACCCTGGCACTGACCATCGACGCGGACCGCTGGCGGCGTCACCTGCGCACCGTCGTCGAGCGCAACCCGGGCCTGGTGCCCGTCATCAAGGGCAACGGGTACGGCTTCGGGGTGGCCCGGCTGGCGGCCGAGGCCCAGCGTCTCGGCGTCGACACGGTCGCCGTGGGGGAGCCGGCCGAGGTCGAGAAGGTCCGGGAGCGCTTCTCCGGGCAGGTCCTCGTCCTCGCCCCATGGCATCCGCGCCTCGGGCCGTTCGAGCCCGACCCGAAGCTGCTGCGCACGGTCGCGCACGTCGAGGCCGTGCAGGCGCTGTCCGGCTCCAACCACCGGGTGGTGGTCGAGCTGCGGACCGCGATGAACCGCTCCGGGCTGGATGCCGTCCAGCTCGAGCAGGCGCGCGATGCCCTGCGCCGGCTACCGAGCGCCGGCTTGGCGCTGCACCTGCCGCTGGCCGGTGACACGGTCGCCGAGGCGGCCCGCGTGCTCGGGGCCGCCGGGGTAAGCGGCCGGGACGAGACCGTATGGGTCAGTCACGTGCTCGACGCAAAGCTGCAGTCCCTGCACCGCAAGGCTGCCGGGGTGCGGCTGCGCCCGCGGGTGGGCACGGCGCTGTGGCTCGGCGACCGCAAGGCCTTCCGCGCGTCGGCCACCGTGCTCGACATCCACCGCCTGCGGCGCGGGACGCCGTACGGCTACCGCCAGCGGCGGATGACGCGCGACGGGTACCTGCTGGTGCTCTCCGGCGGGACCGGGCACGGCGTCGGGCTCGAGGCCCCCCGATCCGTACGCGGCCTGCTGCCGCGCGCCAAGCTGGCCGCGGTCGGCCTGCTGAGTGCCGGCGGCCGCACGCTGTCGCCGTACGTCGTGCAGGGGCGCCAGCGCTGGTTCGCCGAGCCGCCGCACATGCAGGCCTCGCTCGTGCTGCTGCCCGACTCCGTGCGCCCGCCCGCCATCGGCGACCGCGTCG includes the following:
- a CDS encoding lipid II:glycine glycyltransferase FemX; this translates as MHVRPIDAKQHLEFIARRGSASFLQTPSWAQVKAEWRGQSLGWFHGEHLVGAGLVLYRQLPRVKRSLAYLPEGPLLDWDAVADAPGEWLDPLVRGLRREGAFGVRMGPPVVTRRWGSETLKAAVATGQATKLDAVPADETTATGAKLAAALRGQGWRPPRAEGGFAAGQPQYVFQLPLAGKSEADLLRGFNQLWRRNVRKAEKAGVTVELGGLEDLPAFHTLYVETAQRDGFTPRPLPYFQRMWRAMSAEDPERIALLLARHEGRLLAATTLVRVGRHSWYSYGASSTQGRDVRPSNAVQWQMMRMASESGCDVYDLRGITDTLDPQDPHFGLIQFKLGTGGEAVEYLGEWDLPLNRPLYAAFDLYLRRRG
- a CDS encoding alanine racemase, with translation MTLALTIDADRWRRHLRTVVERNPGLVPVIKGNGYGFGVARLAAEAQRLGVDTVAVGEPAEVEKVRERFSGQVLVLAPWHPRLGPFEPDPKLLRTVAHVEAVQALSGSNHRVVVELRTAMNRSGLDAVQLEQARDALRRLPSAGLALHLPLAGDTVAEAARVLGAAGVSGRDETVWVSHVLDAKLQSLHRKAAGVRLRPRVGTALWLGDRKAFRASATVLDIHRLRRGTPYGYRQRRMTRDGYLLVLSGGTGHGVGLEAPRSVRGLLPRAKLAAVGLLSAGGRTLSPYVVQGRQRWFAEPPHMQASLVLLPDSVRPPAIGDRVDLDVRMTATSFDVVEGL